AGTCGGTCGAGCTCGGCACCATCGAGGGCGTCCAGGTCGACGCGACCATCACCACCTCCGGCGACCAGTGCCTGGCCACCAAGGGCATGGTCAAGGTGCTGGTGCTCAAGGGCGACCGCGGCTACCACGTGTTCTTCGCCAACGGCGACCTGGAGGGCGGGCCGGCCGACCCGAAGCCGGCGACCGAGGCCGACCTCCAGGCCATGGTCGACTCCGTGCGGCCGCTGGGCTGATGAGCTACACCGGGCTGGGCGCCTACCCGCCGCAGCTCCCGCCGAGGCGGCCGAGCCGGGCACCGCTGTGGATCGCGCTCGCGGTCGTCGCCGTGCTCGCCGCCGTCGTCGGCGTGGTGGCGTTCACCCTGCTCGGCGACCACGAGGGGCAGGCGGGCACGCCGGCACCGACGAGCACCTCGCCCGCGCCGGACTGGCTCGCGGTCGAGGACGACGAGGCCGGCCTGCGCTACGAACTGCCGCCGTCGTGGGAGGAGGGCGGCACCGGCGCGCTGGGCCGCCTCCGGATCACCGGGTCCCACGTGTCCCGGCCGTTCCAGTGCCAGGGGCGCGACATGGTGCAGGCGCAGGCCGTGGCCGGGTCCGTCGCCTCGGGGAACGCCGAGGAGATCGCCACCGACGTGGTGAACCGGCTCGCCCGGGGCGGCTACACGGTCGACGGCACCGCGCCCGGGATCGGCGAACCGCGCGTCGAGACCTCCGACGACCGGGTCGTGGTCAGCGTCGAGGTGACCCCCAAGGCCGTCAACGCCTGCTACGCGCCCGGGGCCGTGGTCACCGCGGTGGCGCTGCGCAAGGGCTCGAAAACCGCCGTCTTCGCCCTCAACGTCGCCCAAGGCGGTCCCCACGCCGCCCAGGGACCGGCCGAGGACGACGTGCGGCGCATCCTGGAAGGCGTCCGGCTGACGTGAACACCCTCGTGCTGTGGGACATCGACCGCACCCTGGTCGACGTGCGCGACCTGGGCCGCCACTGGTACCGCTCGGCGCTGCGCGCGGTGGCCGGGCTCGACCTGGTGCACACGCCCCACTTCGGCGGCCGCACCGAGCGGTGGATCACGCTGGAGCTGCTGACCTCGCACGCCCTCGACCCCACCGAGGAGCTGGTCGCCCGGATGCACGCCGAGCTGGTCGACGTCGCCACCCGCGAGCACGCGCAGCTGGCGACCGCGGGACGCGCGCTGCCCGGCGCGCGGGCCGCGCTGGAGGCGCTGGCGGGGCGGGCGGACGTGGTGCAGTCCCTGGTCACCGGGAACCTGCCGGAGATCGCCCGGTTCAAGCTCGCCGCGTTCGACCTCGACGAGCACCTGGACTTCGGGATCGGCGGCTACGGGCAGCTGTCCGAGCACCGGCCCGAGCTGGTGCTGGAGGCGGTCCGGCTGGCCGAGGCCAAGCACGGCCGCGGGTTCCGCACCGTGGTGGTCGGCGACACGCCGCACGACGTGGAGGCGGCGCTGCGGCACGGCGCCGTCGCGGTGGGCGTGGCCACCGGGTCCAACACGGCCGAGGAGCTGCGCGAGGCCGGTGCGCACGTGGTGCTCACCGACCTCGCCGACACGGCGGCCGTGCTGGCCGCCGTGCTGCCCTAGCCCTTCACCAGATCGGTGAGGTGGGCGACGACGCCGTCCAGCGGCACCTCGACCCGCTCGCCCGAGCGGCGGTCCTTGACCTCGACCACGCCGTTGGCCAGGCCGCGGCCCACCACCACGATGGTCGGCACGCCGACCAGCTCGGCGTCGGCGAACTTCACGCCCGGGCTGGCCTTGCGGTCGTCC
This portion of the Saccharothrix syringae genome encodes:
- a CDS encoding HAD family hydrolase, giving the protein MNTLVLWDIDRTLVDVRDLGRHWYRSALRAVAGLDLVHTPHFGGRTERWITLELLTSHALDPTEELVARMHAELVDVATREHAQLATAGRALPGARAALEALAGRADVVQSLVTGNLPEIARFKLAAFDLDEHLDFGIGGYGQLSEHRPELVLEAVRLAEAKHGRGFRTVVVGDTPHDVEAALRHGAVAVGVATGSNTAEELREAGAHVVLTDLADTAAVLAAVLP